Proteins encoded within one genomic window of Citrobacter amalonaticus Y19:
- the leuC gene encoding 3-isopropylmalate dehydratase large subunit gives MAKTLYEKLFDAHVVYEAHNETPLLYIDRHLVHEVTSPQAFDGLRAHGRPVRQPGKTFATMDHNVSTQTKDINASGEMARIQMQELIKNCSEFGVELYDLNHPYQGIVHVMGPEQGVTLPGMTIVCGDSHTATHGAFGALAFGIGTSEVEHVLATQTLKQGRARTMKIEVNGVAAPGITAKDIVLAIIGKTGSAGGTGHVVEFCGDAIRALSMEGRMTLCNMAIEMGAKAGLVAPDETTFNYVKGRLHAPKGKDFDDAVAYWKTLQTDADANFDTVVTLRAEEIAPQVTWGTNPGQVISVTDNIPDPASFTDPVERASAEKALAYMGLKPGVPLTEVAIDKVFIGSCTNSRIEDLRAAAEVARGRKVAPGVQALVVPGSGPVKAQAEAEGLDKIFIEAGFEWRLPGCSMCLAMNNDRLNPGERCASTSNRNFEGRQGRGGRTHLVSPAMAAAAAVTGHFADIRSIK, from the coding sequence ATGGCTAAAACGTTATACGAAAAATTGTTTGATGCGCACGTCGTCTATGAAGCGCACAACGAAACCCCACTGCTGTATATCGACCGACATCTGGTGCATGAAGTGACTTCCCCGCAGGCGTTCGACGGCCTGCGTGCGCATGGACGTCCGGTTCGTCAGCCGGGTAAAACCTTTGCCACGATGGATCACAACGTCTCCACGCAGACCAAAGATATCAATGCGTCCGGCGAGATGGCGCGCATCCAGATGCAGGAGCTGATTAAGAACTGCAGCGAGTTTGGCGTGGAGTTGTACGATCTGAACCATCCGTATCAGGGTATCGTTCACGTGATGGGGCCGGAACAAGGCGTTACCCTGCCAGGGATGACCATCGTCTGTGGCGACTCGCATACCGCAACCCACGGCGCCTTCGGTGCATTAGCGTTCGGTATTGGCACCTCCGAAGTAGAGCACGTCCTGGCGACCCAAACCCTGAAACAGGGCCGCGCCAGAACCATGAAGATTGAAGTCAACGGCGTCGCCGCACCGGGGATCACCGCGAAAGATATCGTGCTGGCGATCATCGGAAAAACCGGTAGCGCCGGCGGTACCGGTCACGTCGTTGAGTTTTGCGGCGATGCCATCCGTGCCCTGAGCATGGAAGGCCGCATGACCCTGTGCAACATGGCTATCGAAATGGGTGCCAAAGCCGGATTAGTTGCCCCGGATGAAACCACCTTTAATTACGTCAAAGGCCGTCTGCACGCGCCGAAAGGCAAAGATTTTGATGATGCTGTCGCGTACTGGAAAACGTTGCAAACCGACGCCGACGCCAACTTTGATACCGTTGTGACCTTACGGGCTGAAGAGATTGCCCCGCAGGTGACCTGGGGAACCAACCCGGGTCAGGTCATTTCCGTTACCGACAATATTCCCGATCCGGCCTCGTTTACCGATCCGGTTGAACGCGCCAGCGCCGAAAAAGCACTGGCCTATATGGGTCTGAAGCCAGGTGTACCGTTAACGGAAGTGGCGATCGATAAAGTGTTCATCGGCTCATGCACCAACTCGCGTATTGAAGATTTGCGCGCCGCCGCAGAAGTCGCCAGAGGCCGTAAAGTCGCGCCGGGCGTTCAGGCGCTGGTGGTTCCCGGCTCCGGTCCGGTGAAGGCGCAGGCAGAAGCGGAAGGGCTGGATAAAATCTTTATCGAAGCCGGTTTCGAGTGGCGTCTGCCGGGTTGCTCCATGTGTCTGGCAATGAACAATGACCGCCTGAATCCAGGTGAGCGCTGCGCATCGACCAGCAACCGTAACTTCGAAGGGCGTCAGGGCCGCGGTGGGCGTACCCATCTGGTCAGCCCGGCGATGGCCGCTGCGGCTGCCGTTACCGGTCATTTCGCCGACATTCGCAGCATCAAATAA
- the leuA gene encoding 2-isopropylmalate synthase, giving the protein MSQQVIIFDTTLRDGEQALQASLSVKEKLQIALALERMGVDVMEVGFPVSSPGDFESVQTIARQVKNSRVCALARCVEKDIDVAAESLKVAEAFRIHTFIATSPMHIATKLRSTLDDVIERAIYMVKRARNYTDDVEFSCEDAGRTPIADLARVVEAAINAGAKTINIPDTVGYTMPFEFAGIISGLYERVPNIDQAIISVHTHDDLGLGVGNALAAVHAGARQVEGAMNGIGERAGNCSLEEVIMAIKVRQDILNVNTRINHQEIWRTSQLVSQICNMPIPANKAIVGSGAFAHSSGIHQDGVLKNRENYEIMTPESIGLNQVQLNLTSRSGRAAVKHRMDEMGYKESEYSLDNLYDAFLKLADKKGQVFDYDLEALAFIGKQQEEPEHFRLDYFSVQSGSNDIATASVKLACGNDVKAEAANGNGPVDAIYQAINRITDYDIELVKYSLSAKGHGKDALGQVDIVANYNGRRFHGVGLATDIVESSAKAMVHVLNNIWRAAEVEKELQRKAQNNENNKETV; this is encoded by the coding sequence ATGAGCCAGCAAGTCATTATTTTCGATACCACTTTACGCGACGGTGAACAGGCGTTACAGGCAAGCCTGAGTGTGAAAGAGAAGCTGCAGATCGCGCTGGCCCTTGAGCGTATGGGTGTTGACGTCATGGAAGTCGGCTTCCCTGTTTCCTCTCCCGGCGACTTCGAATCCGTACAAACCATCGCCCGTCAGGTCAAGAACAGCCGGGTTTGCGCATTAGCCCGCTGCGTGGAAAAAGATATCGACGTGGCGGCGGAGTCGCTGAAGGTCGCCGAAGCCTTCCGTATTCATACCTTTATTGCCACCTCACCGATGCACATCGCCACCAAACTGCGCAGCACGCTGGACGACGTGATTGAGCGTGCTATCTATATGGTGAAACGCGCACGTAATTACACCGACGACGTCGAATTCTCGTGTGAGGATGCAGGCCGTACGCCTATCGCCGATCTGGCTCGCGTCGTGGAAGCCGCCATTAATGCTGGCGCAAAAACCATCAATATTCCTGACACCGTCGGCTACACCATGCCCTTCGAGTTCGCCGGCATTATCTCCGGTCTGTATGAGCGCGTGCCAAACATCGATCAAGCGATCATCTCCGTTCATACCCATGACGACTTAGGGCTGGGCGTCGGCAACGCGCTGGCTGCGGTCCACGCAGGTGCGCGTCAGGTAGAAGGCGCGATGAACGGGATTGGTGAACGTGCAGGCAACTGCTCGCTGGAAGAGGTGATCATGGCGATTAAAGTTCGCCAGGACATCCTGAACGTCAACACCCGCATTAACCATCAGGAGATCTGGCGTACCAGTCAGTTGGTCAGCCAGATCTGCAACATGCCGATCCCGGCGAACAAAGCCATTGTCGGTAGCGGCGCGTTTGCCCACTCCTCCGGGATCCACCAGGATGGCGTGCTGAAGAACCGTGAAAACTACGAAATCATGACGCCGGAATCCATCGGTCTGAATCAGGTGCAACTGAACCTGACCTCCCGTTCCGGGCGCGCGGCGGTGAAACACCGTATGGATGAGATGGGCTATAAAGAGAGTGAATACAGCCTGGACAATCTGTACGACGCCTTCCTGAAGCTGGCCGATAAGAAAGGTCAGGTGTTCGATTACGATCTGGAAGCGCTGGCGTTTATTGGCAAGCAACAGGAAGAACCCGAGCACTTCCGCCTGGATTATTTCAGCGTCCAGTCTGGTTCTAACGACATTGCCACCGCCTCGGTCAAACTGGCCTGCGGCAATGACGTAAAAGCCGAAGCGGCTAACGGTAACGGCCCGGTCGATGCCATTTACCAGGCAATCAACCGCATTACCGATTACGACATTGAGCTGGTGAAATACAGCCTGTCCGCCAAAGGGCACGGTAAAGATGCACTGGGTCAGGTGGATATCGTCGCGAACTATAACGGACGTCGCTTCCACGGCGTCGGACTGGCGACAGACATTGTTGAATCTTCCGCGAAAGCGATGGTGCACGTGCTGAACAACATCTGGCGTGCGGCAGAAGTCGAAAAAGAGTTGCAACGTAAAGCTCAGAACAACGAGAACAACAAGGAAACCGTGTGA
- the sgrR gene encoding HTH-type transcriptional regulator SgrR, producing MSSGRLQQQFIRLWQCCDGKTQDTTLNELAELLSCSRRHMRTLLNTMQERGWLTWEAEVGRGKRSRLTFLYTGLALQQQRAEDLLEQDRIDQLVQLVGDKTAVRQMLVSHLGRSFRQGRHILRVLYYRPMQNLLPGSALRRSETHIARQIFSALTRVNEENGELEADIAHHWQQITPLHWRFFLRPGIHFHHGRELEMDDVVSSLTRINVLPLYSHISEIVSPTPWTLDIHLSQPDRWLPWLLGQVPAMILPREWETLSNFSSHPIGTGPYAVIRNTRNQLKIHAFDDFFGFRALIDEVNVWVLPDIGDEPNGGLTLKGPTEGEKAIESRLEEGCYYLLFDGRTHRGANQEVREWVSRVLSPSNLLYYADEQYQRHWFPAYGLLPRWHHARPGHGEKPAGLETLTLTYYHEHIEHQVIAQIMSQLLAEHQVKLDIQEIDYDQWHAGEIESDIWLNSANFTLPLDFSLFAHLCEVPLLQHCIPLDWEADAARWRTGEMNLAAWCQQLLASKAIVPLIHHWLIIQGQRSMRGLRMNTLGWFDFKSAWFAPPDP from the coding sequence ATGTCTTCTGGCCGTCTGCAACAACAGTTCATCCGCTTGTGGCAATGCTGCGACGGCAAAACACAGGACACCACGCTTAACGAACTGGCGGAGCTCCTGAGCTGCTCCCGTCGTCATATGCGTACGCTGCTCAATACCATGCAGGAACGCGGCTGGCTGACGTGGGAGGCCGAGGTTGGACGCGGAAAACGTTCACGCTTAACCTTTCTGTATACCGGACTGGCGCTCCAGCAGCAGCGCGCGGAAGATCTGCTGGAGCAGGATCGCATCGATCAACTGGTGCAACTGGTGGGTGACAAAACGGCCGTGCGGCAGATGCTGGTTTCCCATCTGGGCCGCAGTTTCCGCCAGGGTCGCCACATCCTGCGTGTTCTTTACTATCGTCCAATGCAAAATCTGCTGCCTGGCAGTGCGCTGCGGCGCTCAGAAACCCATATTGCCCGCCAAATCTTCAGCGCCCTGACCCGCGTAAATGAGGAAAATGGGGAACTGGAAGCGGATATCGCCCACCACTGGCAACAAATTACTCCCCTGCACTGGCGCTTTTTCCTGCGTCCGGGGATCCATTTTCATCATGGTCGTGAACTGGAAATGGACGATGTGGTGTCATCACTGACGCGCATTAACGTCTTACCGCTCTATTCGCACATCAGCGAGATCGTCTCGCCAACGCCCTGGACGCTGGACATTCACCTTTCGCAACCCGATCGCTGGCTACCATGGCTACTGGGCCAGGTCCCGGCGATGATCCTGCCACGCGAATGGGAAACCCTGAGCAATTTCTCCAGCCATCCGATTGGCACCGGCCCTTACGCCGTGATACGAAATACACGTAATCAGCTAAAAATACACGCCTTTGACGATTTCTTCGGTTTTCGGGCACTGATTGATGAAGTGAATGTCTGGGTACTGCCGGATATCGGCGACGAGCCGAACGGCGGCCTGACGCTGAAAGGCCCCACGGAAGGTGAGAAGGCGATCGAAAGCCGCCTGGAAGAGGGGTGCTATTACCTGCTGTTCGACGGCCGGACCCATCGCGGTGCCAATCAGGAGGTCAGAGAGTGGGTCAGTCGCGTACTGTCACCGAGCAACCTGCTTTACTACGCCGATGAGCAGTATCAGCGCCACTGGTTCCCGGCCTACGGTTTGCTGCCCCGTTGGCATCACGCGCGACCGGGCCACGGCGAGAAACCCGCCGGGCTGGAGACGCTCACGCTGACCTATTATCACGAACACATCGAACACCAGGTGATTGCGCAGATCATGAGTCAGTTGCTGGCTGAACATCAGGTAAAGCTGGACATTCAGGAGATCGACTACGATCAATGGCATGCCGGAGAAATTGAGAGCGACATCTGGCTTAACAGCGCCAATTTCACCCTGCCGCTCGACTTCTCTTTGTTCGCGCATCTGTGCGAAGTCCCGCTGTTGCAGCACTGCATTCCGCTGGACTGGGAAGCCGACGCCGCCCGCTGGCGCACCGGCGAGATGAATCTGGCCGCGTGGTGCCAGCAACTGCTCGCCAGTAAAGCGATTGTGCCGCTGATTCACCACTGGCTGATTATTCAGGGGCAGCGCAGTATGCGCGGCTTGCGCATGAACACCCTCGGCTGGTTCGACTTTAAATCCGCGTGGTTTGCCCCGCCGGATCCTTAA
- the leuD gene encoding 3-isopropylmalate dehydratase small subunit: MAEKFTQHKGLVVPLDAANVDTDAIIPKQFLQKVTRTGFGAHLFNDWRFLDENGQQPNPEFVLNFPEYQGASILLARENFGCGSSREHAPWALTDYGFKVVIAPSFADIFYGNSFNNQLLPVKLSDDEVDELFKLVQANPGIHFEVDLEAQVVKAGEKTYHFNIDAFRRHCMLNGLDSIGLTLQHEDAIATYEEKQPAFMR, from the coding sequence ATGGCAGAGAAATTTACCCAACATAAAGGCCTGGTTGTCCCGCTGGATGCCGCCAACGTCGATACCGACGCCATCATTCCTAAGCAGTTTTTGCAGAAGGTCACCCGCACCGGTTTTGGCGCGCACCTGTTCAATGACTGGCGTTTTCTGGATGAGAACGGCCAACAGCCGAATCCGGAGTTCGTCCTGAACTTCCCTGAATACCAGGGAGCTTCGATTCTGCTGGCGCGTGAGAACTTCGGCTGCGGGTCTTCCCGTGAGCACGCGCCGTGGGCACTGACGGATTATGGCTTCAAAGTGGTGATTGCGCCGAGCTTCGCGGACATCTTCTATGGCAACAGCTTTAACAACCAGTTGTTGCCGGTGAAGTTGAGTGACGACGAGGTGGATGAACTGTTTAAACTGGTGCAGGCGAATCCAGGTATTCACTTCGAAGTGGATCTGGAAGCGCAGGTCGTGAAAGCAGGCGAGAAAACGTATCACTTTAACATCGACGCATTCCGCCGCCATTGCATGCTGAACGGTCTGGACAGCATCGGGTTGACGCTGCAGCACGAAGATGCGATTGCCACCTACGAAGAGAAACAGCCCGCGTTTATGCGCTAA
- a CDS encoding sugar efflux transporter, protein MLWIMTMGRRLNGVYAAFMLVAFMMGVAGALQAPTLSLFLSREVGAQPFWVGLFYTVNAIAGIGVSLALAKRSDSQGDRRKLILFCCLMAVGNALLFAFNRHYLTLITCGVLLASLANTAMPQLFALAREYADSSAREVVMFSSVMRAQLSLAWVIGPPLAFMLALNYGFTMMFSIAATIFALSFILIAFMLPSVARVEQPADVPVSQAGGWQDKNVRMLFIASTLMWTCNTMYIIDMPLWISAELGLPDKLAGILMGTAAGLEIPAMILAGFYVKRFGKRRMMVTAVAAGVLFYLGLIFFHSRQALLILQLFNAVYIGIIAGIGMLWFQDLMPGRAGSATTLFTNSISTGVILAGVIQGAVAQSYGHFAVYWVIAAISLVTLVMTGRVKDV, encoded by the coding sequence ATGCTCTGGATTATGACGATGGGACGACGTCTCAACGGTGTGTACGCGGCATTTATGCTGGTTGCCTTTATGATGGGCGTGGCGGGGGCGCTACAGGCCCCGACGCTGAGCCTGTTTCTCAGTCGCGAGGTCGGGGCGCAGCCGTTCTGGGTGGGGCTGTTTTACACCGTTAACGCCATCGCCGGGATTGGCGTGAGCCTTGCGCTGGCAAAACGCTCCGACAGCCAGGGAGACCGCCGCAAGCTGATTCTGTTCTGTTGCCTGATGGCAGTCGGTAATGCGCTGTTGTTTGCCTTTAATCGCCACTACCTGACGCTGATTACCTGCGGCGTACTGCTGGCGTCGCTGGCAAATACCGCGATGCCGCAACTGTTCGCCCTGGCACGGGAATATGCCGACAGCTCAGCGCGTGAAGTGGTGATGTTCAGTTCGGTGATGCGAGCACAGCTTTCGCTGGCGTGGGTGATTGGCCCGCCGCTGGCCTTTATGTTGGCGCTCAATTATGGCTTTACGATGATGTTTTCGATTGCCGCCACCATTTTTGCGCTCAGTTTCATCCTGATAGCCTTCATGCTGCCGTCCGTCGCCCGTGTTGAACAACCGGCGGATGTGCCGGTGAGCCAGGCAGGCGGCTGGCAGGATAAAAACGTCCGCATGTTGTTTATTGCCTCCACGCTGATGTGGACCTGCAATACCATGTACATCATCGATATGCCGTTATGGATTAGCGCAGAGCTTGGGTTGCCGGATAAACTTGCCGGGATCCTGATGGGCACCGCGGCAGGGCTGGAAATCCCGGCGATGATCCTTGCCGGCTTCTACGTCAAACGTTTCGGCAAACGACGGATGATGGTTACCGCCGTGGCGGCGGGCGTGCTGTTTTATCTCGGGCTGATTTTCTTCCATAGCCGCCAGGCGCTGCTTATCCTGCAACTGTTCAATGCTGTGTATATCGGCATTATTGCGGGTATTGGAATGCTCTGGTTTCAGGATCTGATGCCGGGCAGGGCCGGTTCGGCGACGACGCTATTTACCAACAGCATTTCGACTGGCGTCATTCTGGCTGGGGTTATCCAGGGGGCTGTCGCGCAGAGTTACGGTCACTTCGCGGTGTACTGGGTGATTGCGGCGATTTCGCTGGTGACGCTGGTGATGACCGGGCGGGTGAAGGACGTTTGA
- the leuL gene encoding leu operon leader peptide: MIRIARFNGLLLLNASSLRGRLVNGIQH, translated from the coding sequence ATGATTCGTATCGCTCGCTTTAACGGTCTACTACTACTAAACGCATCTTCGTTGCGCGGTAGACTGGTGAACGGCATTCAGCATTAA
- the thiB gene encoding thiamine ABC transporter substrate binding subunit gives MLKKCLPLLVLCAAPAFAKPVLTVYTYDSFAADWGPGPAVKKAFEADCNCELKLVALEDGVSLLNRLRMEGKNSKADVVLGLDNNLLEAATQTQLFAKSGVASEAVNVPGGWKNDTFVPFDYGYFAFVYDKNKLKNPPKSLKELVESDQKWRVIYQDPRTSTPGLGLMLWMQKVYGDKTPQAWQKLAAKTVTVTKGWSEAYGLFLKGESDLVLSYTTSPAYHIIEEKKENYAAANFSEGHYLQVEVAARTAASKQPELAEKFLKFMVSPAFQNAIPTGNWMYPVVNVPLPAGFEQLTKPAATLEFTPAEVAAQRQAWISEWQRAVSR, from the coding sequence GTGTTAAAAAAATGTCTTCCTTTACTGGTGCTGTGCGCAGCGCCGGCCTTCGCAAAACCGGTCCTGACCGTCTATACCTACGACTCATTTGCCGCAGACTGGGGCCCTGGCCCGGCGGTGAAAAAAGCCTTTGAAGCCGACTGTAACTGCGAACTGAAACTGGTGGCGCTGGAAGATGGCGTTTCACTACTCAACCGCCTGCGCATGGAAGGGAAAAACAGTAAGGCCGACGTGGTGCTTGGGCTGGATAACAACCTGCTGGAAGCGGCGACGCAAACCCAGTTATTCGCGAAAAGCGGTGTCGCCAGCGAAGCAGTCAATGTGCCTGGCGGCTGGAAGAATGACACCTTCGTTCCGTTTGATTACGGCTACTTCGCTTTCGTGTATGACAAAAACAAACTCAAAAATCCACCGAAGAGCCTGAAGGAACTGGTCGAGAGCGACCAGAAATGGCGGGTGATTTATCAGGATCCACGCACCAGTACGCCAGGGCTTGGGCTGATGCTGTGGATGCAGAAAGTGTATGGCGATAAAACGCCGCAGGCATGGCAGAAGCTGGCGGCAAAAACCGTCACCGTCACCAAAGGCTGGAGCGAAGCCTATGGCCTGTTCCTGAAAGGTGAAAGCGATTTGGTGCTGAGCTATACCACCTCCCCGGCGTATCACATCATCGAAGAGAAAAAAGAGAACTACGCAGCGGCCAACTTTAGCGAAGGCCATTACCTGCAGGTGGAAGTCGCCGCGCGTACCGCGGCCAGTAAGCAACCTGAACTGGCGGAAAAGTTTCTCAAATTCATGGTCTCGCCCGCATTTCAGAATGCTATCCCGACCGGCAACTGGATGTATCCGGTGGTGAATGTCCCCCTGCCCGCCGGGTTCGAACAACTGACTAAACCCGCGGCCACGCTGGAGTTCACCCCCGCAGAAGTGGCGGCACAACGTCAGGCATGGATTAGCGAATGGCAACGCGCCGTCAGCCGTTAA
- the sgrT gene encoding glucose uptake inhibitor SgrT, with amino-acid sequence MRQFYQKYFAATEGVSWLACLSAPQRLKMLEELMQWEVTA; translated from the coding sequence ATGCGCCAGTTTTATCAGAAGTACTTTGCCGCGACAGAAGGGGTGTCCTGGTTGGCTTGCCTGAGCGCGCCGCAGCGCTTAAAGATGCTGGAAGAACTGATGCAGTGGGAGGTGACAGCCTGA
- the leuB gene encoding 3-isopropylmalate dehydrogenase, which produces MSKNYHIAVLPGDGIGPEVMAQALKVLEAVRHRFEMRITTSRYDVGGAAIDNHGQPLPKATVEGCEQADAVLFGSVGGPKWEHLPPDSQPERGALLPLRKHFKLFSNLRPAKLYQGLEAFCPLRADIAANGFDILCVRELTGGIYFGQPKGREGSGQHEKAFDTEVYHRFEIERIARIAFESARKRRHKVTSIDKANVLQTSILWREIVNEIAKEYPDVELAHMYIDNATMQLIKDPSQFDVLLCSNLFGDILSDECAMITGSMGMLPSASLNEQGFGLYEPAGGSAPDIAGKNIANPIAQILSLALLLRYSLNADDAASAIERAVNRALEEGIRTGDLARGAAAVGTDEMGDIIARYVAQGV; this is translated from the coding sequence ATGTCGAAGAATTACCATATTGCTGTTTTGCCGGGCGACGGTATTGGTCCGGAAGTGATGGCGCAAGCACTGAAAGTCCTGGAAGCGGTTCGCCATCGATTTGAGATGCGCATTACCACCAGTCGTTATGACGTCGGCGGCGCGGCGATCGACAACCACGGTCAACCGCTGCCGAAGGCGACGGTGGAAGGCTGCGAACAGGCCGACGCCGTTCTGTTTGGATCCGTCGGCGGCCCGAAATGGGAACATCTGCCGCCTGACAGTCAGCCAGAGCGCGGCGCGCTGCTGCCGCTGCGTAAACACTTCAAACTGTTCAGCAACCTGCGCCCGGCAAAACTGTATCAGGGACTGGAAGCCTTCTGTCCACTGCGCGCCGACATCGCCGCTAATGGCTTCGACATCCTGTGCGTTCGCGAACTGACCGGTGGGATCTATTTCGGTCAGCCAAAAGGTCGCGAAGGCAGCGGTCAGCATGAAAAAGCGTTCGATACCGAGGTCTATCACCGCTTTGAAATTGAACGTATCGCACGTATCGCGTTTGAATCTGCGCGCAAACGCCGCCATAAGGTGACCTCTATCGACAAAGCGAACGTTCTGCAAACCTCTATATTGTGGCGCGAAATCGTCAATGAAATTGCCAAAGAGTATCCGGACGTTGAGCTGGCGCATATGTACATCGACAACGCCACCATGCAGTTGATTAAAGACCCGTCACAATTCGACGTGCTGCTGTGCTCCAACTTGTTTGGCGACATTTTGTCTGACGAATGCGCAATGATCACCGGCTCAATGGGCATGTTGCCCTCCGCCAGTCTGAACGAGCAGGGCTTTGGTCTGTATGAACCGGCGGGCGGCTCCGCGCCGGATATTGCCGGCAAGAATATCGCCAACCCGATTGCGCAGATCTTGTCGCTGGCGCTGCTGCTGCGCTACAGCCTGAATGCCGATGATGCGGCATCTGCCATTGAACGTGCGGTTAATCGCGCATTAGAAGAAGGTATCCGCACCGGTGATTTAGCCCGTGGCGCGGCCGCCGTCGGTACCGATGAGATGGGCGACATCATTGCTCGCTACGTCGCACAAGGGGTGTAA